In the genome of Streptomyces sp. SAI-127, the window CCACCCTTTCGGCCATGTCGAGCGAGGGAATGAGCCCCAGTGTGCGGTGCCCGACCCTCATCCGGGTGGCGAAGTCCTCGGGGATCCATGTGCGGCGATCGACTTCCTCAGTGAGGTTTCCTGTCAGGTAATCCATCCAATTGTGAGCGGCCCGCTGCTGCCATTCCTCGGACATCCCCATCTTGGCTCGACGCCAGATGTCCGCGAAGGCGCTCACGAGAGGCGCATCGTGGTTGGTTTCCCGCTGCGAGGGACGGGTGATGAGCGTGATGAGTTGCTGGCACACGTCGACGGCCGCATCGGCTTTGCATCCCTCGGGCACATCAAACAGATCATCGAAAAGGAAGAACCAGCCCATGGTGTCAAAGGCCAGGTCGAGGTCATCACCTTCGGCGTCCGGGTAGCTGTAGGCGGCCAAGTCCGCTACTGCTGAGAATATGTAGCGCTGAGTGGCCCTATGTCCCAGCACTAGTTTCTGGTGACGCATCCATTCCAGATTGCGGTCCCTGGCGGCTACCAAACCGGTGTTCAGTCGGGGAGGAATGGGCAAGTTGATGGTTACGTTCTGGGGCATTATTCTCTCCCAGTTCTGCCTCGGCATGCTTATCGGCCCAGACGGGCGAGTGGTCGTCGATGCCTGGTGCCCGCGGGTGTCGCTGCCTCAGGATTCTTGTCCGGAGACCAACCGAATTGATGTATACGGCGAGCCGGACGAGATGAAGCGCCTCAGGCGAGTCCAGTGGGGGCCCCGCGACCTTCGGCGCCGTCAGGGGGGCTGCCACGGTCCTGAGGGCCCCTCCTCCCGGTCAATCTCGCTGCAGGATTGATGCGGGTCGGCGGGTGGCGCCTCTGCTCGGGCGGACCCGGTGGCTGCCAGCCGACCATGGTCCCGGTCGGGCTGGGCCAGCGGACCGACGTGCTGGCCAGAGGCGCGAGCACCACCTGCGGCGTCTGCTCGGTCAAGGGAGCGGACCGAGGCAACTGGGCACGAGCAGAGTCTTTCATGATGCCCTCCGGGTGGCGGAGTCGACCAAGTTCATGAACTGTGCGTTGTGCTCCACACGCTGCGACTGCGGCGTTGCTGACTCGTGCACGTCCTGGGCCGGCCATCGGTCGAGCGGAGCCTCGTCAACGGCATGCCGGGCAGTTCGCTGGCGTGACCTTCGAGGAGACCGCGCGACGGCGCAGACAATCCGTGGCCACCACCGCCACGACAGCGTTGTCGCAGGCGAGGTCGTGGATCATCCCTACCTTCCAGTGCCGCCCTGGGTTTCGTCAACTGTGCGGGGCGAGTTGGCGCTGGTGTGAGGTGCCGTGGCGGGCCGCCGCGCGGGGCATGTCGGGTGGGAGCCGGTTCACGGTTCTCGGTGACATTCCGGACAGCCGGGTCGGCAGGAGGTGGGCCGTCGCCCCGAGTTGATTCGCACTAGCGTACGACCGCGTCCATCGCGCCGACCACATCGGTGCGTTGCGCGGAGCACGCACCCGAGCCGCACCGCCGACCCTCGCAGGCATCCGGCCACCATCCTCACGGGCCCGGGGTGCGACGCCGCTCTTGCCGGCGATTCACCTGACAGCCCACCACTTCGCACCATGCGACGATTTCCGGCCGTGGGAAAGGGGGCGCAGCCCCGGCGCACGGAGCGGATCCCCTGGCCGCCGGATGCACGGCCGCGCATTCCAGCCTGTCGGTGCGCCGCGGGTACCACCCTCGTTTGCGGCTGTTGGGGAGCAAGTTCGTCCGGGGGCGGGCTGTCCGGCTCGAGCGCCCAGGACGTGACAGGGGTTCGGCGCGAGGGTGGGCGCCGGGCCCGTGTCTGATCGGCGTCGAGGGTAAAAACTCGTTGGGACGGACTCCGTGCGGTTGGCAGGATGCGGCTCATGCCGTTCCTCACCGGCCCGGTCCTCGCACCAGGCATCCTCTCCAGCACCGCCCAGCCCACCCTCTCCACCGGCGACGGCCTGCTCCTGCGTCCCTGGCGGGCCGAGGACGCGCCCGCGGTCCACGCCGCGTTCCAGGACCCGGTGATGCAACAGTGGCACGCCCGTGCCGCCGACTCCGTGGACGAGGTCGGCGGCTGGATCGAGGAGTGGCGGGAGGCCTGGGCCCAGGAGAGGACCGCTCAGTGGGCCGTGGTGGAGGCGGACACCGAGCTGCTGCTCGGCCGGGTGGCGCTGCGCGAGATCAATCTCGTCGACGGGCAGGCCGAGATGGCGTACTGGACGACCGTGGTGGCGCGTGGGCGGGGTGTAGCGGCGCGTGCCACGGTCGTCCTGTCGCGCTGGGCCCTCGACGACATCGGGTTCCACCGTCTCGAGCTCCTGCACGCCGTCCGTAATGAGGCCTCGTGTCGTGTCGCGACCAAGACGGGCTTCGTTCTGGAAGGGACCAAGCGAAGTGCCGTTCTGCATCCGGACGGTTGGCACGACATGCATCTGCATGCGCGTGTCCGGGGCGACTGAGGGGCTTCCAAGAGGGGCTTCCAAGAGGGGCTGCCAAGTGGGACCGATGGGGGTCCGCCAAGGGGCCGCCCCCTACCCCGTCGGCGTACGCCCGCGAACCGCCCGCCACGCCACGCCCACTGCCAGCGTCGCGGCCAGGAACAGCACCGTGAACCACTGGAAGTACCAGTGCCCGCCCGCCGGGTCGTACACCTCTGCCCGGGGCCAGGCCAGGTTGACGGTCATCAGGAGGCCGTAGAGGAGGGCCAGGGCGTTGACCGGGACGCCCCAGCGGCCCAGGGAGAACAGGCGGGCGCCCGTCTCGTCCGTGCCCTCCGACGTGAACTCCCCTCGCACGCGCCGGATCAGCAGCGGGCCCGTGACCATCGCGTACGCCAGGTAGAGCATCACGATGCAGGTCGTGCCGATCGCCAGGAACGCCTCCGGGGAAGCGAAGTTGAGGAGCAGCAGTGCGGCGGCCAGGATGCCGACGACCAGAGCGGGGGCGGTGGGCATGCCCGTGCGGGGGTTCACCCGCGCGAGGCGGCCCGCGAAGGGCAGTTGGCCGTCGCGGGCCATGGAGAAGAGCATGCGGCAGGCCGCTGTCTGGATGGCGAGGGTGGCCACCGCGATCGCGACCACCACGTCGGCCAGCAGGGCCTTGCCGACACCGTCGCCCAGGCTGCTGGTGAGGACGTAGCTGAGGCCGTCGACCGACAGGTGCCCGTCGGTGAGGCTGGGGGCGGCTAGCAGGCCGCCCAGGACGAGCAGGCCGCCGAGCACGCCGGCCGCGCCGAGGGCCGTGAGGATCGTGCGGGGCGCGGTGCGGCGCGGGGCGTGTGTCTCCTCGCTCATCTCGCCCGCGCTGTCGAAGCCGATCATCACGTACGCCGCCGCGAACGAGCCCACCAGCAGGGCCCCGAGCAGGCCGCTCTGCGCGGCGCCCGTGGTGTGGAAGGTGATGCTCGGCGTGCGCTCGGAGTGGGTCAGCAGGAGCACGATGATCAGGACCGCGCCGATGATCTCGGCGGTGACGCCGACCCGGTTGACCAGGGACAGCACGCGGTTGTCGAGGATGTTCACGACGGTCGTCAGGACCAGCAGGATCACGCCGAGGAGTGCCGCGTTGGCCGCCCCGTCCGCCGAGGTCGGCGCCGGGTCGGTGCCGACCAGCTGGAAGCCGGACCAGATCGCCGGGAGCACCATCTGCAGGGCGAGTGCCGCCGCCGCGACCACGACGATCTGCCCGATCACCATGATCCAGCCGGCGAACCAGCCGAAGGCCGGGGTGGCGAGGCGGGACGACCACTGGTAGATCGCGCCGGACAGCGGGTAGCGCGCCGCCAGTTCCGCGAAGCAGGCCGCCACCAGGAACTGCCCGACCAGTACCACCGGCCAGGCCCAGAAGAAGACGGGGCCGCCGAACGCGTACCCGAAGGCGAAGAACTGGAAGACGGTCGTCAGGACCGAGATGAAGGAGAACCCCGCCGCGAAGGACGCGTACCGGCCCAGGCTCCGGTGCAGTTCCTGGTGGTAGCCGAACTCGGTGAGGGAGCGGTCGTCGGGGGAGGAGGAGTGCGGGGGATCGGGACGGACGTCGGAGGGGCTGGCTGTCGTCACGGCGGCACCTGCCTTCGGCGGCATGAGGGCGGAGAGCGGAACAGCGGTGCGGGAGCTGAATTCCTGTCGGGTGACAGAAATTAAGGAGGCGCTGTTTCGGGTGCGTGACGCAGCCATGTCGAAGCAGCTCCCAAGTCCTCACGCCCTTGCGCGGGCCCTCCATACGCGATACATCGTGTCTATTGACTGCCCTTGTGGGTCGCGATATGTTCGGTCGCGGATATTCGGATACGAGGTTCGGATGCGAGGTGGAGTCATGGGGCGTCGCAAGCTCCGCAACCCCCTGGCGCTCGCCGTGCTGGCGACGCTGTGGCAGAAGCCGATGCATCCTTACGAGATCGCCCAGACCCTGCGCCGGCAGGGCAAGGACGCCAGCACGAAGATCAACTACGGCTCGCTCTACACCGTCGTCCAGAGCCTCGAGAAATATGAGTACGTCGAGGTCACGGACGTGGAGCGGCAGGGCAACCGGCCCGAGCGGACCGTCTACGGCATCACCGCGGCCGGACGCCAGGAGATGACCGAGTGGATGTCGGACCTGGTCGCCTTCCCGGCCAAGGAGTACCCGATCTTCGAGACCGCGCTCTCGCTGCTCGGTGTGCTGCACCCCGACGAGGTGGTGCCGCTGCTGGAGCAACGGCTCGACGCCCTGGAGGTGCAGATCGCGAGCAGCCGGGGCGCTCTGGAGAAGCTGTACGAGACGCTGCCCCGGCTCTTCCTCGTGGAGAACGAGTACCAGCTCCACATGGTCGAGGCGGAGGCGGCGTGGGTCCGCGGCTTCCTCGACGAACTCAGAAAGGGCACGCTGCCCGGCATCGAGGAGTGGAAGGCGTTCCACGCACCATGACCTGACGAGAACAGGCCCCGGCACGGCTGTTGCAGCAGCCCGCCGGGGCCTCGAACCCCGAACTGAATCCGCCGTGAGGCACATCCAGGCGATCGAGGTGCGGCATGCCCAGGATAGCCCGGTGCTCCTCACGCGGATCAGTTGTCATCCCTTCACCGGATCCGCTCACCCAGGAGAGCACCTGTCATGAACACCCGTGCGCCCGCGATCGAGGCGCGTCAACTGATCAAGACCTACGGCGGTGAGGTCACCGCCCTCGACGGCATCGACGTGGTCGTCGAGCGGGGCAGCGTCTTCGGCCTGCTCGGCCCGAACGGCGCCGGCAAGTCCACCACCGTCAAGATCCTCACCACCCTGGCCCGCCCCGACTCCGGCTCGGCCACCGTCGCGGGCCACGACGTGCTGCGCCACCCGGACCGGGTCCGCCGGGCCATCGGCGTGGTCGCCCAGGGCTCCGGCGCCGACCCGGTCGCCACCGGCCACGAGAACCTCCGACTCCAGGGCAGGCTCTACGGCTTGAGGGGCGCCGCGCTCGAACGCCGGGTGGAGGAGCTCCTCGACCGCTTCACCCTCACCGACGCCGCCCGGCGCCCGGTCAAGGGCTACTCCGGTGGCATGCGACGCCGACTCGACGTCGCCCTCGGCCTGGTGCACCGCCCCGAGGTGCTCTTCCTCGACGAGCCGACCACCGGACTCGACCCCGAGGCGCGCAGCGCGATGTGGGACGAGATCGGCCGGCTCGCCGGTGAGGAGGGGCTGACGATCCTGCTCACCACGCACTACCTCGAAGAGGCGGACCGGCTCGCCGAGCGCGTCGCCGTCGTCGACCGGGGCCGGATCGTCGTCGAGGGCACTCCGGACGCGCTGAAGGGCGAACTGCGCGGTGACGCGGTGCACTTGGAGCTGGGCGAGCCGCTCGGCGACGCGGGCCGCACACTGCTGACCGGCGCCCTGCGCGGGGTGCCGGGTGTGCACGAGGTGCTGGCCGACGGGCACCGCGTCAGCGTCCGCGCCGACGACGGGGCCGCCGCCGTACCCGCCCTGCTCGCCGCCCTCGAGCGGGCCGGGGTCAGGGTCGCCACCGCGACCGTCGCCCGTCCCTCGCTCGACGACGTCTACCTGCGCTACGCGGGCCGCCGTTACTCGGAGACCGAAGACCTGGTGGGTGCCCGATGAGCATGGCCGTCTCCCAGACCTGGTACATGACGCAGCGTCAACTCATGGTGTTCGTACGGCAGCCCGCCTACGCGATCATCACCCTGGTCCAGCCGGTGATCTGGCTGTTCCTGTTCGGCAGCCTCTTCAGGAAGGTCGTCGAGCTCGGCGGTTTCGGCACCACGTCCTACCTGGACTACCTGGTCCCCGGTGTGGTGGTGATGAGCGCGCTCGGCTCCAACATGTGGGCGGGGATGACCACCCTGGACGAGATCCAGCGCGGCACCCTCAACCGCTTCCTGACCACTCCGATCAGCCGGGCCGCGCTGATGAACGGCAACGTCGTCAACAACGGCCTCGTCACCGCCTTCCAGTCGGTGGTCATCGTGCTGCTCGGACTGCTGGGCGGGGCCGACTACCCGGGCGGGATCGCCGGGATCGCCGTCCTGGTCCTCGCCTCGGTCCTGCTGGGCACCGTCTTCGGGGCGCTGTCCAACGCGCTCGGCATGCTGGTGCGGGAACGGGAGTCGATCATCGGGATCAACACCTTCCTGCTGCTCCCGCTCACCTTCCTGTCCAGCGCCTTCATGGCGCCCTCGCAGATGCCCGCCTGGATGCGGCACATCGCCGACTTCAACCCGTTGAACTGGGCGATGGTGGCGGGCCGTTCGGCCCTGTCCGCGGACCCCGACTGGGGCGTCGTGCTGAGCCGCGGGGGAGCGCTGATCGGGCTGGCGGTCGTGGCGGTGTGGCTGTCGATCCGGACCTTCCGGTCGTACCAGCGGTCGGTGTGAACGCGTGAAAGGGGCGGCACCTTCGAAGGCGCCGCCCCTTTCACGACCGAGCCCAAGCGGCCGTAAGCCTAAGCGGCCGGCGCCGCCCCCTCCTGCTCCGCCTCGATGCGCGCGTTCCAGTCCCGCTTGGAGGCCTGCCAGCCGTCCTCGTTGTGGCCCAAGCGCCAGTAGCCGGAGATCGACAGGTCCTCGCGCGGGACGCCGCGCTCGACGCGCAGCAGATGGCGCAGCTGCTTCACGAAGTGCGCCTCGCCGTGCACGAACGCGCACAGCCGGCCCTCCGGGAACTCCAGCGCGCGCACGGCCTCGACCAGCGACTCCCCGACCGGGCGGGAGCCGCGGTGCAGCCACACGACCTCCACGTCGGAGTCGATCTTCTGCTCCTCCTCGGGCCCGGAGACCTCGATGAAGGCGTGCGTCCGAGAGCCGTCGGGCAGCGACTCCAGGGAACGGGCGATCGCGGGCAGCGCGCTCTCGTCACCGACGAGGAGATGCCAGTCGGCGTCCGCGGCGGGAGCGTAGGCGCCGCCCGGGCCCATGAAGCGCACGGTCTCGCCGGGCTGGACGCGCACCGCCCAGGGGCCGGCGAGGCCCTCGTCGCCGTGGATCACGAAGTCCAGGGTGAGCTCGCGGTGTTCGGCGTCCCAGTGGCGCACGGTGTAGGTGCGGGTCACGGGCCACTGCTCGCGCGGGAACTCCTCGCGGATCCGCTGCATGTCGAAGGGTTCGGGGTAGGTCGCGCCCTCGGCCGGGAACAGGATCTTGACGTAGTGGTCGGTGCAGGTGTCCGCCGCGAACTCGGCGAGTCCGTCGCCGCCGAGCACCACGCGCTGCATGTGCGGGGTGAGGCGTTCGGTGCGGACGACCTGTGCGGAGTGAGGTTTCCGCGGCTTGCGTCCCGGTCCTTCTGCCATGGCGGCCTCCAAGTTCCCTACGCTTAGGCTTACCTAAGTTAGCATCAACCCCCCTGGTGATGGCATGCCACTCGTGGAAAGGGTGGGCAATATTTATGCGCTGAGCGTCGCCAGCAACCGCTGCAATGATCCACCCAGCCCCCACCGGTCAGCCAGCTTCTCCAGCGCCGCGGGATCGCGCGGTGTGCGCGGAACCGCGGTCTCCACCTGCGGCAGCGGGACGTCACCTGCCACCAGCACCACCTTCGGTGCCACGGCGACGTACGGCCGTGACTCGTCGAGCCGCTTGCGCTGCGACGGTGTGAGCTTCGCCTTCGGGTCGTCGACCGCGGCCATGATGCCGGCCAGGTCGCCGAACTCGGCGAGCAGCTTGGCAGCCGTCTTCTCGCCGATCCCGGGGACACCCGGCAGGCCGTCGCTCGGGTCGCCGCGCAGTGTCGCCAGATCCGCGTACCCACGGCCGTCGACGCCATACTTCTCGCGCAGCCAGGCCTCGTCGGTCAGCTGCAGCGTGCCGACGCCCTTGAGGGGATACAGCACGCGCACCCCGCGCTCGTCGTCCACCAGCTGGTACAGGTCGCGGTCGCCGGTGACGATGTCGACCGGGCCCGTCGCCCGCGCGGTGAACGTGCCGATCACGTCGTCCGCCTCATAACCGGCCACGCCCACACGCGCGATGCCGAGCGCGTCCAGGACGGCCTCGATGACCGGCACCTGCGGCGACAGCGTGTCCGGCACCTCCTCCTCGTCCGGACCGCTCTCGTGCTCCTCGGCGACGCGGTGTGCCTTGTAGGAGGGGATGAGGTCGACCCGCCACTGGGGGCGCCAGTCCGCGTCCATGCAGGCCACCAGCAGGTCGGGCCGGTGGTCCTTGACCAGGCGGTCGATGAATTCGAGGAGGCCGCGCACGGCGTTCACCGGTGTGCCGTCCGGTGCCTTCACCGACTCCGGCACGCCGAAGTAGGCACGGAAGTAGAGAGAGGCGGTGTCGAGGAGCATCAGTCGTCCGGTCACGCTTCGCATCATGCCGTACGGCACCGACACCGGCCGCCGTCCCTCGCCTCGTCCGGCGCGTGTGAGCGTCCTGTGAACTGGACCACCGGTGCGTTTGGCCGAAAGGCATCGGGGCAGGCGCCGCCTCGGAGCGAGGCAGGTTGCACCTTCAACTGTCGCGGCCCTTCGTCTCCCCCCCAGTGGTCGAAGAGACGAGAGGCACGCGTGTCATCAAGGCTTGAGGCAGAGCAGTTGTACAAGGTGTTCGGAAGACGTGCGGGCGAGGCCGTCGAGCGGCTGCGTGAGGGCGCCGACCGGGAGGGACTGCGCGCCGAGGGCACCACCGCCGCGGTGATCGACGCCTCCTTCACCGTGGAGCCGGGCGAGATCTTCGTCGTCATGGGTCTGTCCGGCTCCGGCAAGTCCACGCTGCTGCGCATGCTCAACGGCCTCCTGGAGCCGACCGCGGGCCATGTCCGCTTCGACGGCCAGGACCTCACCGCGCTCACCGACCGCGAACTGCGCGCCGTACGCGCGAAGAAGATCAGCATGGTCTTCCAGCACTTCGCGCTCTTCCCGCACCGCAGCGTCCTGGAGAACGCCGCCTACGGCCTCGCCGTCCAGGGCGTCGCCAAGGCCGAGCGCATCGAGCGGGCCACCGAGGCCCTGGAGCTGTGCGGCCTCAACGGCTGGGAGAAGTCCTGGCCCGACGAGCTGTCCGGCGGCATGCAGCAGCGCGTGGGCCTGGCCCGCGCCCTCGCCACCGACGCCGACCTGCTCCTCATGGACGAGTCCTTCAGCGCGCTCGACCCGCTGATCCGCCGGGACATGCAGGACCAGCTCCTGCAGCTCCAGCAGACCCTGAAGAAGACGATCGTCTTCATCACCCACGACCTCAACGAGGCCATGCGCCTGGGCGACCGGATCGCCGTCATGCGCGACGGCCGGATCGTCCAGATCGGCAGCGCGGAGGACATCCTCGTGCGGCCCGCCGACGACTACGTCGCCTCCTTCACCAAGGACGTAGACCGCTCCCGCGTCCTGACCGCGTCCGCCGTCATGGACACGGACGTGCGTGGCGACGAGGCGGACTGCGGCTGCGCGAGCGACTGTGAGACCGCGACGCCCGACACGCCGTTCACCGAGCTCTGCGCGATGAGCGCCCGGTCGGCGCATCCGGTGGCCGTCCTCGACGAGCACCGCAAACTCGTCGGCGTGGTGCCGCAGCAGCGCCTGCTCGGCTTCCTCGGCGACGCGGAGGTGGCCCATGCCTAGGATCCCGCTCGGCGACTGGGTCAACGACACCGTCGACTGGCTGCTGGACCACGTGTCCTGGCTCTTCGACTTCCTCAAGACCGTCTTCACCGGCACCTACGACGGTATCGACGCCGTCCTCCAGGCGCCCCAGCCCCTCCTGCTCGCGGGCATCTTCGCCGTGATCGCCTTCTGGCTGCGCGGCACCCTGGCCGGCCTCCTCACCTTCGCGGGATTCGCCTTCATCGACTCCCTCGAACTGTGGGAGGACGCGATGACGACCCTCTCGCTGGTCCTCGTCGCCACGATCATCGCGCTGGTGATAGCCGTCCCCGTGGGCATCTGGGCGGCCCGCTCGAACCGGGTCAGCGGACTCGTCCGGCCCGTCCTGGACTTCATGCAGACGCTGCCCGCGATGATCTACCTCATCCCGGCGATCCTGTTCTTCGGCACCGGCGCCTCCGCGGGCATCGTCGCCACCCTGATCTTCGCGCTCGCCCCCGGCGTCCGCATGACCGAACTCGGCATCCGCCAGGTCGACAAGGAGCTCGTCGAGGCCGCCGAGGCGTTCGGCACCAGCCCCCGCGACACCCTCCTGCGCGTCCAGCTGCCGCTCGCGCTGCCCACCGTGATGGCGGGCGTCAACCAGGTCATCATGCTGGGCCTGTCGATGGCCGCGATCGCCGGCATGGTCGGCACCGGCGGCCTCGGCGGCGACGTCAACGAGGCCATCGGCCAGCTCAACGTGGGCCTCGGCTCCGAGGCCGGTGTCGCCATCGTGATCCTGGCGATCTACCTCGACCGCATGACCAGCGCGCTCGGCACCCAGGTCTCCCCGCTGGGCCGCCGCGCCGCCGCCAAGGCGCGCACGACCCAGGGGCTCAGGATCTGGTCCTACCGCCCCCGTCCGCAGGTCGCCGTGATCGGCGTCGTCGTCCTCGCCCTCGTCGCGGGCGGCATGGGGATCTTCGGCGGCACCTCGGGCGAGGCCACGGCCGTCTCCGGCAGCAAGGACGTCGGCCAGGGCAAGAAGATCAGCATCGGCTACGTCCCCTGGGACGACGGCGTCGCCTCCACCTTCCTCTGGAAGGAGATCCTGGAGGAACGCGGCTACCAGGTGGACGCCAAGCAGTTCGACGCCGGGCCGCTCTACACCTCCCTCGCCTCCGGCAACGCCGACTTCATGACCGGCGCCTGGCTGCCGACCACCCACGAGCAGTACTGGAAGAAGTACGGCAGCAAGCTCGACGACCTCGGGGCCTGGTACGACAAGACGTCTCTCGAGCTGAGCGTGCCGTCGTACATGAAGGACATCAACTCCCTGGCCGACCTCAAGGGCAAGGCCTCCCAGTTCGGCGGGAACATCACCGGCATCGAGTCGAGCGCCGGTGAGATGGCCCTGCTGAAGAGCAAGGTCCTGGGGGCGTACGGCCTCGACAAGGAGTACAAGGTCGTCGACAGCTCCACGCCCGCCATGCTGGCCGAGCTCAAGCGGGCGTACGCGCAGAAGGACCCGATCGTCGTCACGCTCTGGTCGCCGCACTGGGCGTACAACGACTACGACCTGAAGAAGCTCAAGGACCCCAAGGGTGCCTGGGGCTCGGGCGACGGCATCCACACGGTGGCTCGCAAGGGCTTCGCGCAGGAGAACCCGGTCGTCGGACAGTGGCTGAAGGGCTTCAAGCTGGACGAGAAGCAGCTCACCAGCCTGGAGGCCGAGATCAACAAGGC includes:
- a CDS encoding PadR family transcriptional regulator, whose amino-acid sequence is MGRRKLRNPLALAVLATLWQKPMHPYEIAQTLRRQGKDASTKINYGSLYTVVQSLEKYEYVEVTDVERQGNRPERTVYGITAAGRQEMTEWMSDLVAFPAKEYPIFETALSLLGVLHPDEVVPLLEQRLDALEVQIASSRGALEKLYETLPRLFLVENEYQLHMVEAEAAWVRGFLDELRKGTLPGIEEWKAFHAP
- a CDS encoding betaine/proline/choline family ABC transporter ATP-binding protein (Members of the family are the ATP-binding subunit of ABC transporters for substrates such as betaine, L-proline or other amino acids, choline, carnitine, etc. The substrate specificity is best determined from the substrate-binding subunit, rather than this subunit, as it interacts with the permease subunit and not with substrate directly.) produces the protein MSSRLEAEQLYKVFGRRAGEAVERLREGADREGLRAEGTTAAVIDASFTVEPGEIFVVMGLSGSGKSTLLRMLNGLLEPTAGHVRFDGQDLTALTDRELRAVRAKKISMVFQHFALFPHRSVLENAAYGLAVQGVAKAERIERATEALELCGLNGWEKSWPDELSGGMQQRVGLARALATDADLLLMDESFSALDPLIRRDMQDQLLQLQQTLKKTIVFITHDLNEAMRLGDRIAVMRDGRIVQIGSAEDILVRPADDYVASFTKDVDRSRVLTASAVMDTDVRGDEADCGCASDCETATPDTPFTELCAMSARSAHPVAVLDEHRKLVGVVPQQRLLGFLGDAEVAHA
- a CDS encoding amino acid permease, with translation MTTASPSDVRPDPPHSSSPDDRSLTEFGYHQELHRSLGRYASFAAGFSFISVLTTVFQFFAFGYAFGGPVFFWAWPVVLVGQFLVAACFAELAARYPLSGAIYQWSSRLATPAFGWFAGWIMVIGQIVVVAAAALALQMVLPAIWSGFQLVGTDPAPTSADGAANAALLGVILLVLTTVVNILDNRVLSLVNRVGVTAEIIGAVLIIVLLLTHSERTPSITFHTTGAAQSGLLGALLVGSFAAAYVMIGFDSAGEMSEETHAPRRTAPRTILTALGAAGVLGGLLVLGGLLAAPSLTDGHLSVDGLSYVLTSSLGDGVGKALLADVVVAIAVATLAIQTAACRMLFSMARDGQLPFAGRLARVNPRTGMPTAPALVVGILAAALLLLNFASPEAFLAIGTTCIVMLYLAYAMVTGPLLIRRVRGEFTSEGTDETGARLFSLGRWGVPVNALALLYGLLMTVNLAWPRAEVYDPAGGHWYFQWFTVLFLAATLAVGVAWRAVRGRTPTG
- a CDS encoding 5'-3' exonuclease; protein product: MRSVTGRLMLLDTASLYFRAYFGVPESVKAPDGTPVNAVRGLLEFIDRLVKDHRPDLLVACMDADWRPQWRVDLIPSYKAHRVAEEHESGPDEEEVPDTLSPQVPVIEAVLDALGIARVGVAGYEADDVIGTFTARATGPVDIVTGDRDLYQLVDDERGVRVLYPLKGVGTLQLTDEAWLREKYGVDGRGYADLATLRGDPSDGLPGVPGIGEKTAAKLLAEFGDLAGIMAAVDDPKAKLTPSQRKRLDESRPYVAVAPKVVLVAGDVPLPQVETAVPRTPRDPAALEKLADRWGLGGSLQRLLATLSA
- a CDS encoding GNAT family N-acetyltransferase; the protein is MPFLTGPVLAPGILSSTAQPTLSTGDGLLLRPWRAEDAPAVHAAFQDPVMQQWHARAADSVDEVGGWIEEWREAWAQERTAQWAVVEADTELLLGRVALREINLVDGQAEMAYWTTVVARGRGVAARATVVLSRWALDDIGFHRLELLHAVRNEASCRVATKTGFVLEGTKRSAVLHPDGWHDMHLHARVRGD
- a CDS encoding ATP-binding cassette domain-containing protein translates to MNTRAPAIEARQLIKTYGGEVTALDGIDVVVERGSVFGLLGPNGAGKSTTVKILTTLARPDSGSATVAGHDVLRHPDRVRRAIGVVAQGSGADPVATGHENLRLQGRLYGLRGAALERRVEELLDRFTLTDAARRPVKGYSGGMRRRLDVALGLVHRPEVLFLDEPTTGLDPEARSAMWDEIGRLAGEEGLTILLTTHYLEEADRLAERVAVVDRGRIVVEGTPDALKGELRGDAVHLELGEPLGDAGRTLLTGALRGVPGVHEVLADGHRVSVRADDGAAAVPALLAALERAGVRVATATVARPSLDDVYLRYAGRRYSETEDLVGAR
- a CDS encoding ABC transporter permease, with protein sequence MSMAVSQTWYMTQRQLMVFVRQPAYAIITLVQPVIWLFLFGSLFRKVVELGGFGTTSYLDYLVPGVVVMSALGSNMWAGMTTLDEIQRGTLNRFLTTPISRAALMNGNVVNNGLVTAFQSVVIVLLGLLGGADYPGGIAGIAVLVLASVLLGTVFGALSNALGMLVRERESIIGINTFLLLPLTFLSSAFMAPSQMPAWMRHIADFNPLNWAMVAGRSALSADPDWGVVLSRGGALIGLAVVAVWLSIRTFRSYQRSV
- a CDS encoding ABC transporter permease/substrate binding protein encodes the protein MPRIPLGDWVNDTVDWLLDHVSWLFDFLKTVFTGTYDGIDAVLQAPQPLLLAGIFAVIAFWLRGTLAGLLTFAGFAFIDSLELWEDAMTTLSLVLVATIIALVIAVPVGIWAARSNRVSGLVRPVLDFMQTLPAMIYLIPAILFFGTGASAGIVATLIFALAPGVRMTELGIRQVDKELVEAAEAFGTSPRDTLLRVQLPLALPTVMAGVNQVIMLGLSMAAIAGMVGTGGLGGDVNEAIGQLNVGLGSEAGVAIVILAIYLDRMTSALGTQVSPLGRRAAAKARTTQGLRIWSYRPRPQVAVIGVVVLALVAGGMGIFGGTSGEATAVSGSKDVGQGKKISIGYVPWDDGVASTFLWKEILEERGYQVDAKQFDAGPLYTSLASGNADFMTGAWLPTTHEQYWKKYGSKLDDLGAWYDKTSLELSVPSYMKDINSLADLKGKASQFGGNITGIESSAGEMALLKSKVLGAYGLDKEYKVVDSSTPAMLAELKRAYAQKDPIVVTLWSPHWAYNDYDLKKLKDPKGAWGSGDGIHTVARKGFAQENPVVGQWLKGFKLDEKQLTSLEAEINKAGKGKQQDAVRTWLKQHPGLVDKLAPVQKTAAETKRPVNVAWFPWDEDIAVTYLWKNVLEKRGYRLNLKQMDVGPVYTGLASGDLDLNFDAWLPYAQKNYWDKSKDRLTDLGTWYEPTSLEVAVPSYVKGVKSYEDLKGKASQFDGKIIGIEPGTGEMNLLKNKVLPGYGLDKEYDVVDGSTPAMLAELKRAYAKKQPVAVVLWSPHWAYSQYDLTKLKDDKKLFGEGNTIRTIANEKFPSQYPQLTKWIKGFHMSEDELGTLEGEINKYGQGHEEQAVAAWLKEHPGMVGRMTPS
- a CDS encoding siderophore-interacting protein, which translates into the protein MAEGPGRKPRKPHSAQVVRTERLTPHMQRVVLGGDGLAEFAADTCTDHYVKILFPAEGATYPEPFDMQRIREEFPREQWPVTRTYTVRHWDAEHRELTLDFVIHGDEGLAGPWAVRVQPGETVRFMGPGGAYAPAADADWHLLVGDESALPAIARSLESLPDGSRTHAFIEVSGPEEEQKIDSDVEVVWLHRGSRPVGESLVEAVRALEFPEGRLCAFVHGEAHFVKQLRHLLRVERGVPREDLSISGYWRLGHNEDGWQASKRDWNARIEAEQEGAAPAA